In the genome of Verrucomicrobiota bacterium, the window GTTCAGAGACAAGATATTGTCAATCGATGCGGTTAATCAACGCGTTCAGATTGGGGATGATCTGCGCGAGAACGTAGTTGGCTGGCGAAAGTTCGAGCTTCGCATCAATAGTCGGATGCTCGGGTTTAGAGTGGCTGGCGAGGATGCTCGGCAGAATTCTGTCTATGTGGACACTGGTTCGGAGGGTGGCGTTGCGCTTCATCCTTCACTTTGGAAGGATTGGGCCGCGAAACACAGCAATCAAACGGCGACATTGACGGCAACTTTTACTCCTGCGGTTGGACTGACCGTTCACCAGGAACTATGGGCAAATGAAATCTCAATCGGTTCAATTACTTTGAAAGACGTTCCTGTTAGCTCAGAAGACGAAGCTCACACGCTGACAGTGATGCCGGATCACGTGGCGACTTTGGGACTGTTTGCCTTGCGAAGGATGGACTTGGTGGTCGATGGGAAGAATGGCGTCGTCTATGCTCATACACGGGCGGAGCCGGCCCCGCCGTATCCCCACAATCGGCTTGGCGCCGTGTTCGTGCCTCGTGATATGCAAAGCGAACCGCTCCTGGCGCACGTTGCACCCGGAAGTCCGGCGCACTTGGCCGGAATCCGCGACAAGGATGCTCTTCTGAAAGCTGATGATCTCGACGTTACCAAATGGCGTACGGACCCTCGAGTAATGCCACTTAGCCGTTTCTGGGAACGTCCGGCGGGCATGTCGCTTAAGCTGACGCTAAAGCGGGAACAACGGGAATTCCAGATTACTATTGTCCTGAGAG includes:
- a CDS encoding PDZ domain-containing protein, coding for MRVVMMNLFLVLCCCFGLTLRGAENRIWVDGTINGHRVRLGFDTGASDPILFRSTAQRLRLKIIEPPTDFKPPPGQVAAGYTEPCDFVFGTLQTRGKFRVVDFPQELSNEAEGVLSWSLFRDKILSIDAVNQRVQIGDDLRENVVGWRKFELRINSRMLGFRVAGEDARQNSVYVDTGSEGGVALHPSLWKDWAAKHSNQTATLTATFTPAVGLTVHQELWANEISIGSITLKDVPVSSEDEAHTLTVMPDHVATLGLFALRRMDLVVDGKNGVVYAHTRAEPAPPYPHNRLGAVFVPRDMQSEPLLAHVAPGSPAHLAGIRDKDALLKADDLDVTKWRTDPRVMPLSRFWERPAGMSLKLTLKREQREFQITIVLRDILGPEARQPGK